Proteins from one Salvelinus sp. IW2-2015 linkage group LG9, ASM291031v2, whole genome shotgun sequence genomic window:
- the LOC111969014 gene encoding protein O-mannosyl-transferase TMEM260 isoform X2, translating to MVVEQRSWVLTGATVAFVAALYLPCTQKAVPGGDSGELITAACELGVAHPPGYPVFTLLAWLALSLLPYLSLSVSPAHSVNLLSSLLGAGASGALCFTVCRLAGSGPGAVLAGGVFAVSRLSWQWSVVAEVFSLNNLFVGLLFSLTTSFHCADSAPQRRKVSHWGALCCGLGLCNQHTLVLYVVVIIPWVLLQLYSHRAKAEGTGNLTMMLKAQLTHCMADLSLPVLVLAGLGLFLLLGQVRRRVVPWLLTTMLLLYSLFFAWRANLDISRPLLLGVVERFWLQSDAVVCVMAGLGLSWTHTGLERRLGHGGLWRAGGWLFTVGVLAHMVHSNHRECDQSINSVVERFGRELLASVPPGSIILTRGDLPGNSLRYLHYCQGVRPDVHLVDQEMMTYSWYVAKLGQHHPGVHFPGLWWDPVHTEEKDTFSLEQFLSHNTQGAVLACIGLPNGDPSWERSFSRWPLGVCDHLVPAQEHFHPEEWARRTRYIYNWTEPHNSFHPGSWERVANEEMWQARMKTAFFMFDLAERIQGEGKARLFELSYTLYKEIVERHTDYPPNWDKNLALASERLLRSGKQGHSPDSLLTCSIQHFSLYLDKEPTDSQAPAIRTAVSHLLQERTRLRQKHTP from the exons GAGAGCTGATCACCGCTGCTTGTGAGCTGGGG GTGGCTCACCCCCCGGGATACCCAGTCTTCACCCTCCTAGCCTGGCTGGCTCTGTCCCTGCtgccctatctctccctctctgtgtctccggCCCACAGTGTCAACCTGCTGAGCAGCTTGCTGGGGGCCGGGGCCAGCGGGGCCCTCTGCTTCACTGTCTGCAG ACTGGCAGGCTCAGGGCCGGGGGCGGTGCTGGCTGGGGGCGTGTTTGCTGTGTCCAGGCTCAGCTGGCAGTGGTCGGTGGTGGCTGAGGTCTTCTCCCTCAACAACCTCTTTGTTGGGCTCCTCTTCTCCCTGACTACCAGCTTCCACTGTGCTGACAGTGCCCCCCAGAGGAGGAAG GTTTCCCATTGGGGGGCGCTGTGCTGTGGCCTGGGTCTGTGTAACCAGCACACTCTGGTGTTGTACGTGGTGGTCATCATTCCCTGGGTCCTGCTCCAACTCTACTCTCACAGA GCCAAGGCAGAAGGTACCGGGAACCTCACCATGATGCTAAA ggctcaGCTGACCCACTGTATGGCTGACCTGTCCCTCCCtgtgctggtcctggctggactggGCCTGTTCCTCCTCCTGGGACAGGTAAG GCGCCGTGTTGTTCCCTGGCTACTGACGACCATGCTGCTACTCTACTCCCTGTTCTTTGCCTGGAGAGCCAACCTGGACATCAGCAGACCCCTACTGCTGGGAGTG GTGGAGCGGTTCTGGCTTCAGAGcgatgctgtggtgtgtgtgatggctgGGCTGGGCCTGAGTTGGACACACACAGGCCTGGAGAGGAGGCTAGGCCATGGGGGTCTGTGGAGGGCCGGAGGCTGGCTCTTCACCGTAGGTGTCCTGGCACACATGGTGCACTCCAACCATCG GGAGTGTGATCAGAGCATTAACAGTGTTGTGGAGCGGTTCGGCAGGGAGCTTCTGGCCTCTGTCCCTCCAGGCTCTATCATCCTGACCCGGGGAGACCTCCCAGGGAACTCCCTGCGCTACCTCCACTACTGCCAGGGGGTCCGGCCTGACGTACACCTCGTTGACCAGGAG atGATGACGTACAGCTGGTACGTGGCCAAGCTGGGCCAGCATCACCCTGGGGTTCATTTCCCTGGGCTCTGGTGGGACCCGGTCCACACTGAGGAGAAGGACACCTTCAGTCTGGAGCAGttcctctctcacaacacaca gggGGCTGTGCTGGCCTGTATCGGGCTGCCTAACGGGGACCCCAGCTGGGAGAGGAGCTTCTCTCGCTGGCCCCTAGGCGTGTGTGACCACCTGGTGCCTGCCCAGGAGCACTTCCACCCGGAGGAGTGGGCCCGTCGCACCCGCTACATCTATAACTGGACCGAGCCACACAACAG CTTCCACCCAGGGTCCTGGGAGAGGGTGGCTAATGAGGAGATGTGGCAGGCCAG GATGAAGACGGCTTTCTTTATGTTTGACCTGGCTGAGAGGATCCAGGGAGAGGGGAAAGCTCGCCTGTTTGAGCTCTCCTACACT CTGTATAAGGAGATCGTGGAGAGGCATACAGACTACCCTCCCAACTGGGATAAAAACCTGGCCCTGGCCAGCGAGAGGCTCCTGCGTTCAGGGAAGCAGGGCCACAGCCCTGACAGCCTGCTGACCTGCAGCATCCAGCACTTCAGCCTGTACCTGGACAAGGAGCCCACCGACTCCCAGGCCCCCGCTATCCGCACCGCCGTCTCCCACCTGCTGCAGGAGAGGACCAGGCTCCGGCAGAAACACACCCCGTGA
- the LOC111969014 gene encoding protein O-mannosyl-transferase TMEM260 isoform X1 — MVVEQRSWVLTGATVAFVAALYLPCTQKAVPGGDSGELITAACELGVAHPPGYPVFTLLAWLALSLLPYLSLSVSPAHSVNLLSSLLGAGASGALCFTVCRLAGSGPGAVLAGGVFAVSRLSWQWSVVAEVFSLNNLFVGLLFSLTTSFHCADSAPQRRKVSHWGALCCGLGLCNQHTLVLYVVVIIPWVLLQLYSHRELSVCGLMSLGLCFLGGLLPYVYLPISSYLNTARWSWGDQTSLSGLFTHLLRTEYGTFSLAKAEGTGNLTMMLKAQLTHCMADLSLPVLVLAGLGLFLLLGQVRRRVVPWLLTTMLLLYSLFFAWRANLDISRPLLLGVVERFWLQSDAVVCVMAGLGLSWTHTGLERRLGHGGLWRAGGWLFTVGVLAHMVHSNHRECDQSINSVVERFGRELLASVPPGSIILTRGDLPGNSLRYLHYCQGVRPDVHLVDQEMMTYSWYVAKLGQHHPGVHFPGLWWDPVHTEEKDTFSLEQFLSHNTQGAVLACIGLPNGDPSWERSFSRWPLGVCDHLVPAQEHFHPEEWARRTRYIYNWTEPHNSFHPGSWERVANEEMWQARMKTAFFMFDLAERIQGEGKARLFELSYTLYKEIVERHTDYPPNWDKNLALASERLLRSGKQGHSPDSLLTCSIQHFSLYLDKEPTDSQAPAIRTAVSHLLQERTRLRQKHTP; from the exons GAGAGCTGATCACCGCTGCTTGTGAGCTGGGG GTGGCTCACCCCCCGGGATACCCAGTCTTCACCCTCCTAGCCTGGCTGGCTCTGTCCCTGCtgccctatctctccctctctgtgtctccggCCCACAGTGTCAACCTGCTGAGCAGCTTGCTGGGGGCCGGGGCCAGCGGGGCCCTCTGCTTCACTGTCTGCAG ACTGGCAGGCTCAGGGCCGGGGGCGGTGCTGGCTGGGGGCGTGTTTGCTGTGTCCAGGCTCAGCTGGCAGTGGTCGGTGGTGGCTGAGGTCTTCTCCCTCAACAACCTCTTTGTTGGGCTCCTCTTCTCCCTGACTACCAGCTTCCACTGTGCTGACAGTGCCCCCCAGAGGAGGAAG GTTTCCCATTGGGGGGCGCTGTGCTGTGGCCTGGGTCTGTGTAACCAGCACACTCTGGTGTTGTACGTGGTGGTCATCATTCCCTGGGTCCTGCTCCAACTCTACTCTCACAGA gagctgtctgtctgtgggctgATGTCTCTGGGACTGTGTTTCCTGGGGGGTCTACTGCCCTACGTCTACCTGCCTATCTCCTCCTACCTGAACACAGCTCGCTGGAGCTGGGGAGACCAGACTTCCCTCTCAGGCCTCTTTACTCACCTACTGAGGACTGAATACGGCACCTTCAGCCTG GCCAAGGCAGAAGGTACCGGGAACCTCACCATGATGCTAAA ggctcaGCTGACCCACTGTATGGCTGACCTGTCCCTCCCtgtgctggtcctggctggactggGCCTGTTCCTCCTCCTGGGACAGGTAAG GCGCCGTGTTGTTCCCTGGCTACTGACGACCATGCTGCTACTCTACTCCCTGTTCTTTGCCTGGAGAGCCAACCTGGACATCAGCAGACCCCTACTGCTGGGAGTG GTGGAGCGGTTCTGGCTTCAGAGcgatgctgtggtgtgtgtgatggctgGGCTGGGCCTGAGTTGGACACACACAGGCCTGGAGAGGAGGCTAGGCCATGGGGGTCTGTGGAGGGCCGGAGGCTGGCTCTTCACCGTAGGTGTCCTGGCACACATGGTGCACTCCAACCATCG GGAGTGTGATCAGAGCATTAACAGTGTTGTGGAGCGGTTCGGCAGGGAGCTTCTGGCCTCTGTCCCTCCAGGCTCTATCATCCTGACCCGGGGAGACCTCCCAGGGAACTCCCTGCGCTACCTCCACTACTGCCAGGGGGTCCGGCCTGACGTACACCTCGTTGACCAGGAG atGATGACGTACAGCTGGTACGTGGCCAAGCTGGGCCAGCATCACCCTGGGGTTCATTTCCCTGGGCTCTGGTGGGACCCGGTCCACACTGAGGAGAAGGACACCTTCAGTCTGGAGCAGttcctctctcacaacacaca gggGGCTGTGCTGGCCTGTATCGGGCTGCCTAACGGGGACCCCAGCTGGGAGAGGAGCTTCTCTCGCTGGCCCCTAGGCGTGTGTGACCACCTGGTGCCTGCCCAGGAGCACTTCCACCCGGAGGAGTGGGCCCGTCGCACCCGCTACATCTATAACTGGACCGAGCCACACAACAG CTTCCACCCAGGGTCCTGGGAGAGGGTGGCTAATGAGGAGATGTGGCAGGCCAG GATGAAGACGGCTTTCTTTATGTTTGACCTGGCTGAGAGGATCCAGGGAGAGGGGAAAGCTCGCCTGTTTGAGCTCTCCTACACT CTGTATAAGGAGATCGTGGAGAGGCATACAGACTACCCTCCCAACTGGGATAAAAACCTGGCCCTGGCCAGCGAGAGGCTCCTGCGTTCAGGGAAGCAGGGCCACAGCCCTGACAGCCTGCTGACCTGCAGCATCCAGCACTTCAGCCTGTACCTGGACAAGGAGCCCACCGACTCCCAGGCCCCCGCTATCCGCACCGCCGTCTCCCACCTGCTGCAGGAGAGGACCAGGCTCCGGCAGAAACACACCCCGTGA